The nucleotide window aataaaaatgcctatcaataaatacaaaaataagacactaaaacacagttataaaaccataaaCCACTTATTCagcaaacactcttccacctgaacgaacaatcaaagacagacatgTTCCAGAAGAtggaaagaaaaaattggaagaacTTGCATTGTGGATAAAAGGTAtcagaaagatgggcagtggtggagtgtgccaaacaaaatcatgtacaaagagttagaacccattacTGATATGCATAAGAGGAGATTAGGATTCTTTCAACATAATCATGAGGATGATTATTAATACTACTATTCAAGACTTCGGAAACTGCTAatgcagtacaatctcgactcggaAAATACAAAGGCAGGATGCAGATGATTCGGAGAAATAAgataggatctgaaggaaattggcattACATCAGTAGACGCCACaggtacgataaaattaaatgagaaaatcacGAACAAAAACACTCATAAGATAAAacctcacaacacaaacattttcaacactagaaagggcacaaagattgaaatgtatgaaaaagtaatgggaggaccacaaggcccaaacagtcccatcaaagagacatgcataacagactgactaaaatgatcctatgcggtcataaaagataataataatatatatatttagcccaccaggctgatctagtgtttaactcatcacaaaaaagttgttttaacagctgattttcaaagtcgaaagttctcaggttcaaatcctagtaaaagtcagttgcttttatacagtgAATACCTGTGTactctggtggttggggtttaattaaccatatgtctcaggaatCGATCTTCTGAGTCTCTACTAAACTAAACAAAGTGTAGTCTGATACATATCATTATCTCATTGAGCCATGGTGAAATAAGTTTACATGTTGTGAATcttctatgtatatatttctaatcttactgtgaaaacgattaaattattttctatggaaatagttcataaatatttatgaatttagccaTTCAGAGTTCAAGATCACAGAATAATAACTTAGATTCATGTTTGCCAGTTCACagagttattactatatttcagtttaatactagtcatacatttttttttaaatgaattttaatgtttttgaaatatgaaaatgttttccttcttagtgtggaaatttctaaaacaagggGCAGGACAAATACCAACATCACATTCCCAACAGTTATATTGTGATTCCTTTCTTATGTTGTTTGCATAACAAACAATACATCTTTTAGgtgcaatttttattctgtatcgggAATATACGACAGGAAATGTCATTCTCAGAGTATGAGAGAATCATCTCCTACAGAGAGCCTacaatttttgggagtgactctgatgaatttcaacattttgttcaataaggGGCTTCTCAGAATTGAAGAAGAGTGTACTGgactgtaaagttaaaaaaaaaatgtattaaaattgtagctccagctttttaatgtttttagtgaatggagtcatatataatttataattttctgtttaaaagaccATTAGTTGGTTGCTTTAAACTTTCTtccctagtttttttttaaagtttgattttgtttcatgtaAAGCAACTAAAGTACGTCTGGGCACAGTCATGGTAATGTTCTCTGATAGTTTTGATGTCCattgtacataaatttctgtGGTATAAATAATTGAGCTACTTGTATGTGGCTGACTATCACCTTTATTTCAGTGGTAATATCATGGTTATGTAACACTTGTGTATATTTGTTgcatgaagaaaatattgcaaaacctcttcttctctttcattcttgagaatgactagtgccatttttattagtgatgtgtCTAATGTCAGGTCTCGCATTAATAATTcacttgacaatattttatatatatataagccgaTCAGTAATGggtgtaataattttgaaaaagtgacAGATCCTCTTGTGACTGAAGGGACCAACCTAATTAAATTAGAAGATCATAAAATCAAACATGAAGCAGTAAGTTAGTTTTACTCGCCCTTTCAGAGTGTATTTAGTGGAGTAGTTATATGAGTGAAACTTTATGTAAGCacttaatgatgattttttaatttgacttcattgcatttttttaccatgttttggtttattctttAGTAATACATGAACTTTCAAGTACGAGGATCATTACAGTTCTGATGTTTTACTAGACTGATTGATATGTACTGCCACATTGGCCAAAAAGATACTGTTCTTTTTACCACAATAATGTGCGGGTACACATATCTCTGATAGTAGTTGCAAAACTCAATGATAATTTACACTTTGACAAAGTCATCTAGAAGCATGTGCTGTATTCACCTGacttggtttcaattaattattaccttctcccaaatctgaaaaaatggctcattggacaaagatttatttctaatgatgcaaaggtgagagaactgcttatttcgctgagttggacaaatcacatcatattgataatataaaaaaagttggaaaatctgggtaaatgaatcaaattgcaagagaattaagttgaaagtttaaaaaaaattcttcaaaaccttcTTGAACAAccgccatatttgttttaaattgacttataaaattaattttctcagaattaaatttgtgattaatgtgtttgctattttgttattttttgcaaatacactttgagaaaataaagtgtataatatatatatatattaataacaattgtaatattatattaatagtaaattcatataaaaataaaattaaaataattttcttcttttttggctAAATTTTGACATAATActtggatttttctaaaatttttagcaagacagattttaatggtatttactgccaaaaatatttatttttatgatatgtgatttgtatataagtggtattattactaagttcagtcagaaacaaaaaaaaaaaaaaacatttattggaaattaattagtttgtaatatgatttctttatctttttttttaaaggaagctGAGATCTTATTGAATGATGATGTTTCACCACAGGTTAATCctaatatgaaaagcaatgaacttcgaataaaagattttcacacagtgaagacaaaagatgggatggtattttatccatgtcgtgtaagtattagcaattggctattgtaacaaacatgatttgttaatttcattactgtatatatatatatatcattgtgttcgtttaaaaaaaaatgtttgtaactgtatttagttctgtttaattaatatcgatttattgagatgattgtgaatgataaatggtcaatgtgtgagagcaaagtgtgtttttgaaattcattgatgactgaaatatgtgaattttaacctgttgatggagttgacattttagtaagctttgggtgatttgttgttaattgtattcagtgttcatgtttcaatatttatcaggtaGGCAGTTTAAAGTGGACTTGGTTCAGACTAAACATGGTTGtgacataaaatctgtaaatgaaaagaaaataatataatataatatctaattttgtgtttacattaggaagacttaacatatctaccacattttgacaaaagatatccGAAGTGATCACCCTGCACAGCTGATGCAGCAATGTTAAagtaatcatattgagagtcacctgatgcaaactgttgtcaatgacttcagttttttattgtgaacattggccttcagttattgatagtgtaggacttgcaactagacaaatcgtCTAGTCAGAATTGCAGTAGACAAATCGTGGTGACAAGGAAACCACTGTTCTCCAAAAttattgcactgaagcatgaatagtttacaacagacAATAATAGATTAGAGTAGTAATATACACCTCCAATAATAGAGCTAATAAGAGCATTGTAAAAGGTAACACTAAAATACATGTAGTTCAAGCCCTCTCAGTTCgtttttaagtttcttgccctgtgtggaaatacatatatatatatattagtgtttcttgcatgcgcaccacttcatcagatttatttactagtttttaaaatgtttttaatatattgttagaaGAGGACGCgaatttagaagaattaaaaaaattatatatttttattttgtttattataaaattatacattataaatcatgttttccagtttgatgatatatgataacatatatatatgttgtattttttaataaaaaattcaacttgaacaacccaagtacagaattataaagtaaatgaaatgacacttaccttattttttattccaaaagcacctttacaggatcctgcatcatcagctgtatataatatatttatataaaattacatatcaaacaataaaaaattaaaatattgtaaatagttaattttaatattgaaatttcaatgtagtgaaaatatcaagaaatttaatttaaataatactaggtaaagtttggacattttccagagattttaaacatataaatacaatagATTCCTACTtcatcaactttcagacagaatatgaagatgacacttataaaagcagcaacagatggcagcacatttttagataaaaaaaataaataatcataatttttataaatagcgtgatttaaatccactcagtaatgtaaattggctttccaggttacatagcgtaaatttattctatttattttttttttaaatttaagttgctATTTATAgtagaagtagttattttatttaactgacttcatacgtattttatatatgattgtagctttaattttctattatgtttgatatgtaattttatttaattatattatatacaactgatatgcaggattattattttattattagacctacgccttcaattttttgttttaaatcgtccaaatctcaaactttcctttgttacaacttttaatgaaatttcaaggaaaaaagttagaatttttgtCAGGAATATGGTAACATCTCAATATAAATGTGtaggagcaccatcttgttggaaactgaatccggcaggaatctgaggaacaggaAAATTCTCAAACAGGTTGAGATAAATGTGCCCTGTCACAATGAGCTGCatgaaaaaaatcagtctgattataccatttttgtttcatcataactAGACATTGACTTTGggtgtgtccctttcatttttgattactgcatggggttttaagtacattaaatttgacaGAGTGTCTTTAACTATCCTGCACAAATGAAAAGTTGTCTCACCACTAAATAAGATATCTAACTATAAATAAGAGTTGTAACTTGTATTCTTGCAAACTGAGTGCTTATAGTAATGTTGTGAACAGTAGAAAGAGATATTTGCAGTCCATAACCAGGTCGCCTAATAAAGTTAATGGGACGGACAGTGAATGCGTCGCTTACTTGATCCATTGCCTCATCACAACTGAAACCTTTGATGATTTCTGTCTCTTAAGTCATACCTTGGAGGACGTTAAACTTTGACATAAAAGaattgatattccattcagtttgtacaagctGTTAAACATGTGTACATGATTGAAACTCCATTAACAAAAGCATGCACTGAATGGTTTTTGTGGGATCCATATCTTGATGGACTACAATCGCATTGGAGTCAGCTTGTCTGCACATCATACGCATATTCTACTGAATATTGAAAGTACACTGAACAATTCTTCGAGATTTATGCTATCATTGAGTACTAAGAAGTTAGTACTGAtttcctaaatataggccatttattttggatacctttagcccagacaatctctaaagtttcagctatgtgtatagatatgcaataggataagtaaagttgttttattacgttaaactttacttgtgaatcattaaataatattccaaactatgtttattttgaatatatgtttaaaatattcagttttttatccatattttgcggctttttacaaaatagaataatgttattataatggaaataattttacattaattgataattactttttaattgttgttttaattttacaggttattattgataaattaaccatcACTGCAAGTACTAACAATTGTAAGAGATgtgtaaataattcagtatatggtggaattataaaacaaaaaaccagtGAATGCAAGTGTGCGAATTGCGATTTAAGAACAGAAAATTTAGTGAAGGatataagtaatgaaaatgaGTTACCTCAGCATAaaggaaagaaattggtttgtgaattttgcaatgaaagattcagatgtaaatgttatttaaagaggCATGTTAACTGTCAtgctaaagagaaagaaaataattctaactcttgtcaaaagtctcttattcttgaaaataagttaaaaacacaacttattacgcacaaagaagagaaaaattatgtttgtaacttttgtcaaaagtcatttaatcacaaaagcagtttaaaattacatcttaatattcatacaaaagacaagaattatatttgtaacttttgtcaaaagtcatttaatcacaaagacagtttaaaaatacatcttaatattcatacaaaggagaagaattatatttgtaacttttgtcaaaagtcatttaatcgcaaaagcagtttaaaaatacatcttaatattcatacaaaggagaagaattatgtttgtaacttttgtcaaaagtcatttaatcacaaaagcagtttaaaattacatcttaatattcatacaaaagagaagaattatatttgtaacttttgtcaaaagtcatttaattgcaaaagcaatttaaaaatacatcttaatattcatacaaaagagaagaattatatttgtaacttttgtcaaaagtcatttaatcgcaaaagcaatttaaaaatacatcttaatattcatacaaaggagaagaattatatttgtaacttttgtcaaaagtcatttaatcacaatgACAGTTTaacaaaacatcttaatattcatacaaaggagaagaattatatttgtaacttttgtcaaaagtcatttaatcgcaaaagcaatttaaaaatacatcttaatattcatacaaaggagaagaattatatttgtaacttttgtcaaaagtcatttaatcacaaagacagtttaaaaaatcatcttaatattcatacaaaggagaagaattatatttgtaacttttgtcaaaagtcatttaattgcaaaagcaatttaaaaatacatcttaatattcatacaaaggagaagaattatatttgtaacttttgtcaaaagtcatttaattgcaaaagcactttaaaaatacatcttaatattcatacaaaagagaagaattatatttgtaacttttgtcaaaagtcatttaatcacaaagacagtttaaaaaatcatcttaatattcatacaaaggagaagaattatatttgtaacttttgtcaaaagtcatttaatcgcaaaagctatttaaaaatacatcttaatattcatacaaaagagaagaattatatttgtaacttttgtcaaaagtcatttaatcgcaaaagcaatttagaaatacatcttaatattcataccaaggagaaaaattatgtttgcaatttcTGCCATAAAGTTTTTAATCAGCCTTCTATTTTAAAGcgacatattaatattcataactaatgagaaaaattatatttgtaacttttgtcaaaagtcatttcatctcaaaaacaatttaaaaatacgtcttaatattcatacaaaagagaaaaattatgtttgtacctttgtcaaaagacttttaatcaaaattctggtttaaaatcacatttaaatgttcataccaaggagaaaaattatgtttgcaatttctgccataaggtttttaactataattctaatttaaagcaacatcttaatattcatacaaaacacaaaaattatatttgtaaattttgtcaaaagtcatttaatttttaaaatatttgtgaagttCACAAGTGAGATTTCTTAAACAAATCACACGTTTCATGTGTTTTTCTCAaattcattttcacaaataacgTTGATCTTGAATGAATCTAATACCTCattctgattttgtattaaagtttactcgcatatttaaaacaaataggagGATTCCTGCGCCTGTTGTTTGTATTGacctcaaaaacctttttttttaatttgttatcaacatgtaaaaaaatgactGCTTCTTTCATGtgtcaatttcttaaaaatgttttcttatcttaTCTCCTGGTTGTgagttattttcctctttttgttACACACTAACATTGTTAAAAGTTCTCAAACTTGAATATGAACAGaaactaacattttgaaatacatgtctcaaactgttgttattattgctattatattCTCAAATATATTCTATTCACAATAGAAAAAGGTTTTGGAAAGTATAGGAGCTGCAAACTTAAACAATAGAGGGCAGAGACTTGAGATGCCAGGTCTCTTACCACACTTTGAAATTTGATCTACTTCTGTACCACTTAACTCTTTACtgctattattacattaatgCTATCGTCGGTTCATAGCTGacccaaaaattgaaattctcacaataataaatattttttttttgttgacaaaattATTGACCGTATTTGCAATGCAAAAACATACAAACAtggcttttttgttgttttatataaaatttaatgagattacctgattgtagcatgtaaaacatcaaattacttaatatacattatttcaaatatctatcattgcatttaagaaataaaatattcaacataatgtttagaatatatataaattaataaaactaatttgatctaaatatatgatatatgtatgaaaattgcAAATGtgatttttgataaaaagattaacatttttaatgatttttttttctaattaccgactactaatgaaagttttttactcgtattataaaataaacaaagtaattaaaaatttaaataatcgaaaaatctTCTATGTAtcatgaaatttgaaaatgtcCGATTCTTGAATGAAagtatttgtaacaataaattgtgatatttcaaaactaactggagacaaatatgtattgaaaaattttaattgaagaaaaaaattgcaaacatttATTCAAGATCTCCATTTTTGCAACTATTTCTTATGATGTTATTTGTACTTGCATACATGGTCTCACACTCACTACAGACATTGAGatgtttgttgtcattgattgatgggcacatatgacatcgcctgtgttttttctgtagcaattcTTGTCTACAATTAGATACTTGGAGGGATAATAATTGGACTGGCAATTGAgaggaacattttaaataatttgaaaatatgagcagTATTGTTACCATCTTGTATACTGGAGTGTACTTTAGTGTcgttaaaactaacagaaatacaAACCGCTGCAGGGACATGGTTTCCCTGAATATAGCACTTCCAGTTCCATCACATTCGGCAGATTCCTCGCAtcttctttactagaattaaatataccaaataaatacagtagtccattaaagcttttaattcaatattatcagtgtgattaacaaaggaagttgcggagcagtagttttagtgataatttagtaattttatgttctaattaaaacagtaattcccaataataaattgaattaatagagattcaagtttttagcagtttctttCATTTGAGAAAGATGATTCCTAATAACATTAGTTCAGTActcaatttataacaatttttttcataaacacacTTTCGTCTAATTTCCTCTTCAACAATTCATCGGATACACTCATCgcgtctttgtttttaatttcacatacattgtcAGGACTTTATATGTCACATTCACTATCGCTATCATATTCACTAAGTATAGATTCACGGTCATACAGATCAtcagttcattaagatatcttcaatttcattttcattcaagcttttactacattcacaagaggtatttatactcagtaaactcataatttgttaaaaatttaaaaaatacaatgacgattttattaccaaaaaaaaaaagtaacattgctaCTATCATCGGATTGATTGTGAACACTCGTAAAAGGTAAACCAATAAGTTTCATTGTACATGGCACTATAGATGACCTTGAAACACCCTTGAATACAGTGGACAATGAAAATCTGGGAAGTAGCAACTGTCATGTCAACatagccaacaaaaatatacctctcAGGTCAAAAATGACCAGACGACAacaattaagagttaaatttgtataactttgcaattattttgaatttatgcttgtaaatttaccaaaatatttttcaaaatatataatatcagaaaatgtaaaaaaaattactttttttttaacacctaaaaaaattaagaatctttaagattagatcgtactttgttgctactggtatattccgatacattctttaagaaattttttgatatataatttaagaaatatatttcagcaattacgtttagcatttctatttgaatcttgcccgatcttttgtaaaggcaaaaaaatctcctctttactatttattttttccacacagaatcttccctttctaacccaccctgatatatttcccaatttgtttattgatgtgctcttctcttttttgtattctctacaagttatataagattttaaaggtTACTGAAAGGAGAGACATTCCTCTGTAATTATTGACTCCACTGTAAATTTTGTCTCCTCTTTTGTGTTAAGGATGAATTGGGGCAGACTGGCCATTCGTGCAGGATTTTTTCtgtcttccaaatattttctgtaatatatcattgattaattagctaataatcatacttttaaaaattacagttattgggtcctcacctggatgctttattattttttagagatccgattattcttgtttattcagggtacttgagttttctagtttagttactggttacaaatagttgagcttttttctggattttttagcagtttcaacagtttttcaaaattattgactaaaattt belongs to Lycorma delicatula isolate Av1 chromosome 1, ASM4794821v1, whole genome shotgun sequence and includes:
- the LOC142318013 gene encoding uncharacterized protein LOC142318013, which codes for MNNQNRLTIEEFNLVKPENLKVENEVKSEISLNDDIPPRINLKINDVHTIKAEEEEEFYPGHQINLVELKEELDIMSSDNEKRSLSTEDTNLVKSENLKVENEMEAEILLNDDVSPQVNPNMKSNELRIKDFHTVKTKDGMVFYPCRVIIDKLTITASTNNCKRCVNNSVYGGIIKQKTSECKCANCDLRTENLVKDISNENELPQHKGKKLVCEFCNERFRCKCYLKRHVNCHAKEKENNSNSCQKSLILENKLKTQLITHKEEKNYVCNFCQKSFNHKSSLKLHLNIHTKDKNYICNFCQKSFNHKDSLKIHLNIHTKEKNYICYYS